The Lycium barbarum isolate Lr01 chromosome 12, ASM1917538v2, whole genome shotgun sequence genome includes a region encoding these proteins:
- the LOC132625167 gene encoding putative pentatricopeptide repeat-containing protein At3g47840 → MISIRLCLRRFYSTSKFTYAKWGDFLDLEKRNYHLMQEPHDFPLQNMFEINSQLKELVKKGQLENARQMFDKMTQRDEVTWTNMISGYVNASSSLQALSLFLEMRRDPIVKMDPFAVSLAVKACGISMNLNCGELLHGYSIKSDLVGSVFVGSSLVDMYMKAGNVLEGCRVFDEMPLRNVVSWTAVITGLVRAGYNEEGLVYFSEMWRDGVECDSYAYAIVLKACADIGCLNYGREMHTRIVKKGLDMSSYVANSLATMYNKCGKLNYGVFLFGRMRLPDVVSWTTVITTYVQSGQDRYAIQAFLRMKESSVSPNEYTFAAVVAACANLSRLDWGAQLHANVLRVGFLDSLSVSNSIVTMYSKCGQLDSASLIFHEMSRRDIVSWSTIIAGYAQGGCGEEAFELLSWMRKEGPKPTEFALASVLSACGSMAILDQGKQLHAHVLIIGIDHTPLVLSALINMYSKCGSIPEASRIFNSARNNDIVSWTAMINGYAEHGYSQDAISLFENIPYAGLRPDSVTFIGVLSACSHAGLVDLGFHYFRLMKEEYKISLSKEHYGCMIDLLCRAGRITDAENMIKSMPFEKDDVVWSTLLRGCRLHGDTECGRRAAEQILKLAPNCAVTHTTLSNIYASKGKWGEVAELRKLMRLKGVMKEPGWSWIKVKDQVSAFVAGDKKHPQNEDIYDILDLISSKTEFSFQNIASILE, encoded by the coding sequence ATGATATCAATCAGGCTTTGTCTCAGAAGATTTTATTCAACATCAAAATTTACCTATGCTAAATGGGGAGACTTTTTGGATTTGGAGAAAAGAAACTATCATTTAATGCAAGAACCCCATGACTTTCCATTGCAAAACATGTTTGAAATCAACTCCCAATTAAAGGAGTTAGTGAAAAAAGGTCAGTTGGAAAATGCACGCCAGATGTTTGATAAAATGACTCAAAGGGATGAGGTAACATGGACCAACATGATTTCCGGTTATGTTAATGCTTCTAGTTCATTACAAGCATTGTCTTTATTCTTAGAAATGAGGCGTGATCCTATTGTTAAAATGGACCCTTTTGCTGTTAGCCTCGCAGTGAAGGCATGTGGGATTAGTATGAATTTGAATTGTGGTGAGTTATTACACGGGTATTCGATAAAATCTGATTTAGTTGGTTCTGTTTTTGTGGGCAGTTCACTTGTTGATATGTACATGAAAGCTGGTAATGTGTTGGAGGGTTGTAGAGTTTTTGATGAAATGCCTCTTAGGAATGTAGTTTCTTGGACTGCTGTTATAACGGGGCTTGTTCGCGCAGGTTACAATGAGGAAGGGTTGGTGTATTTTTCTGAAATGTGGAGAGATGGCGTAGAATGTGATTCATATGCTTATGCTATTGTGTTGAAAGCGTGTGCTGATATTGGGTGTTTGAATTACGGGAGGGAAATGCATACTAGGATAGTGAAGAAGGGGTTGGATATGAGCTCTTATGTGGCTAATAGTCTTGCTACAATGTACAATAAATGCGGGAAACTAAATTATGGTGTGTTCTTGTTTGGAAGAATGAGGTTGCCAGATGTTGTTTCGTGGACTACGGTAATCACGACATATGTTCAAAGTGGTCAAGACCGATATGCGATACAAGCATTCTTGAGAATGAAAGAATCGAGTGTGTCTCCTAATGAGTATACGTTTGCAGCAGTTGTTGCTGCTTGTGCAAATCTTTCAAGACTAGACTGGGGTGCACAACTGCATGCAAATGTTTTACGTGTAGGTTTTCTTGATTCTCTGTCAGTGTCAAATTCAATTGTCACAATGTACTCCAAATGTGGACAGTTGGATTCGGCCTCACTTATATTTCATGAAATGAGTAGAAGAGACATTGTTTCTTGGAGTACTATTATTGCTGGGTATGCTCAGGGTGGTTGTGGTGAGGAAGCTTTCGAGCTGTTATCATGGATGAGAAAGGAAGGACCAAAACCAACGGAATTTGCTCTTGCTAGTGTACTTAGTGCATGCGGTAGTATGGCAATCCTTGACCAGGGCAAGCAACTTCATGCTCATGTTCTTATCATTGGAATAGATCATACGCCTTTAGTACTGAGTGCTTTGATCAACATGTATTCAAAATGTGGAAGCATTCCAGAAGCCTCAAGGATATTTAATTCAGCACGAAATAATGACATTGTATCATGGACAGCCATGATTAATGGGTATGCTGAACATGGATACAGCCAAGATGCTATAAGTTTATTTGAAAACATTCCTTATGCTGGTCTAAGACCAGATTCTGTGACCTTCATTGGTGTTCTAAGCGCTTGTAGTCATGCCGGACTTGTTGATCTAGGTTTTCACTATTTTAGATTGATGAAAGAGGAGTACAAAATTAGTTTGTCAAAGGAACATTATGGTTGTATGATTGATCTACTCTGTCGTGCTGGACGAATAACGGACGCTGAGAACATGATCAAGAGTATGCCATTTGAAAAGGATGATGTTGTTTGGTCAACCTTGCTTAGAGGCTGCAGGTTACATGGTGACACTGAATGTGGAAGGCGTGCGGCTGAGCAAATTCTTAAACTTGCTCCAAATTGTGCTGTAACTCACACTACTCTGTCAAACATTTATGCATCAAAGGGGAAGTGGGGTGAAGTAGCAGAACTGAGGAAGTTGATGAGATTGAAAGGTGTCATGAAGGAGCCTGGATGGTCTTGGATTAAAGTCAAGGATCAAGTCTCTGCATTTGTTGCTGGGGACAAAAAACATCCACAGAATGaagatatttatgatattttggaCCTGATATCTTCAAAAACAGAATTTTCTTTTCAGAACATTGCTTCTATTTTAGAGTAG
- the LOC132624434 gene encoding uncharacterized protein LOC132624434, with amino-acid sequence MDVESPEFQDWELLHSNPTSHSEPVIPSGSATNGLDEVGSETGGMIQPNYFSIDSSQSRYMTNFSGSEEGSEESDNPSWIEPGSENQFITKNYSEFWSDSGSDRSQTRTTGEREGIEETRSENGEFGDFEEGQNSHLQDGSEKKENGNVEGEKKKMSIVWWKVPIELFKYWGLRVGPAWTFSVAAAVAMGFVILGRRLLYKMKKKAKKLELKVSVNDKKKVSQFMSRSARLNEAFSIVKLVPVIRPQLPAPGITLWPAMSLT; translated from the coding sequence ATGGATGTTGAGTCACCCGAGTTCCAAGATTGGGAGTTGCTTCACTCCAACCCGACTTCCCACTCCGAACCCGTAATTCCATCCGGTTCAGCCACGAACGGTCTGGATGAAGTTGGATCAGAAACAGGCGGTATGATTCAACCCAATTACTTCTCTATAGACTCCTCTCAAAGCAGGTACATGACTAACTTCAGTGGAAGTGAAGAGGGCTCTGAAGAATCGGATAATCCTAGTTGGATTGAGCCTGGTTCGGAAAACCAGTTTATCACGAAGAATTACAGTGAATTCTGGTCGGATTCCGGCAGTGATCGGTCCCAAACACGAACAACCGGTGAACGTGAAGGAATTGAAGAGACAAGAAGTGAAAATGGAGAATTTGGGGACTTTGAGGAGGGACAAAATAGTCATTTACAAGATGGTTCAGAAAAGAAGGAAAATGGAAATGTTGAAggtgaaaagaagaaaatgagcATAGTGTGGTGGAAGGTGCCAATAGAACTTTTTAAGTATTGGGGTTTAAGAGTTGGTCCTGCGTGGACATTCTCTGTAGCTGCTGCTGTTGCTATGGGTTTTGTTATTTTGGGTCGTAGGTTGTTGTATAAGATGAAGAAAAAGGCGAAGAAATTGGAACTGAAAGTAAGTGTGAATGACAAGAAGAAGGTATCTCAGTTCATGAGCCGTTCTGCACGCCTTAACGAAGCATTCTCTATTGTGAAGCTGGTTCCTGTTATTCGACCACAGTTGCCTGCGCCTGGAATCACTTTGTGGCCTGCCATGAGTTTGACATAA
- the LOC132625171 gene encoding uncharacterized protein LOC132625171 — protein MSENSSSSQLKCHCGLIASHLTSKTPSNPGRKFFKCPKPKINSCGYWKWEDVIFSDTPLTEVRELVAALDALKVEIDNLRKEVAKLEAISHSQVIKVSTLEDKVTKMWMVIIVSLALFVGVITAPMMK, from the exons ATGTCAGAAAATAGCTCCTCGTCACAGTTGAAGTGCCATTGTGGTTTGATAGCTAGCCACTTAACTTCAAAAACTCCTTCAAACCCTGGAAGGAAGTTCTTTAAGTGTCCTAAGCCTAAG ATTAATTCTTGTGGTTATTGGAAATGGGAAGATGTAATATTTTCGGATACTCCATTGACTGAAGTCAGAGAGTTAGTGGCTGCTTTGGATGCTCTTAAGGTTGAAATAGACAATTTGAGGAAAGAAGTAGCCAAATTGGAGGCTATAAGTCATTCTCAAGTGATTAAAGTGTCAACTTTGGAAGACAAAGTAACAAAGATGTGGATGGTAATTATAGTTTCATTGGCACTTTTCGTGGGTGTCATTACAGCTCCAATGATGAAGTGA
- the LOC132625169 gene encoding pyrroline-5-carboxylate reductase encodes MANVCPIPSDSYKVGFIGAGKMAESIARGVVKSGILPANRIRTAHSGSARRTAFESIGVTVFENNNQVVEDSDVIIFSLKPQVVKNVVSQLKPILSEKKLLVSVAAGLKLKDLQEWAGQGRFIRVMPNTPSAVGEAATVFTLGEKATTEDGELISQLFGAIGKVWKADEKLFDAVTGLSGSGPAYVFLAIEALADGGVAAGLPRELALGLASQTVLGAASMVTGMAKHPGQLKDDVASPGGTTIAGIHELEKSGFRGILMNAVVGAAKRSRELSQN; translated from the exons ATGGCGAATGTTTGTCCGATTCCAAGTGATTCATACAAGGTGGGGTTCATAGGAGCTGGAAAAATGGCTGAAAGCATAGCTAGAGGTGTTGTTAAATCTGGGATATTGCCTGCTAATCGTATTCGAACAGCTCATAGTGGATCGGCTCGTCGTACTGCTTTTGAGTCTATTGGGGTTACTGTATTTGAGAATAATAACCAG GTGGTTGAAGACAGTGATGTGATTATATTCTCTCTGAAGCCTCAAGTGG TTAAAAATGTGGTGTCACAGTTGAAGCCAATCCTCTCAGAGAAGAAGCTTCTGGTGTCGGTTGCTGCTGGTCTTAAGTTAAAGGATTTGCAG GAATGGGCAGGTCAAGGCCGATTTATTAGGGTGATGCCAAACACTCCCTCTGCTGTTGGTGAAGCCGCCACTG TCTTTACTTTGGGGGAAAAGGCAACAACAGAAGATGGAGAATTAATTTCCCAGTTATTTGGAGCTATTGGTAAGGTGTGGAAAGCTGATGAGAAGCTGTTTGATGCAGTTACAGGCTTAAG TGGTAGTGGACCAGCGTATGTTTTTCTAGCAATAGAGGCATTGGCTGATGGAGGAGTGGCAGCTGGTTTACCTAGGGAGCTTGCACTTGGACTAGCATCTCAAACC GTGCTTGGAGCAGCATCAATGGTCACCGGTATGGCCAAGCATCCTGGTCAACTTAAAGATGATGTTGCATCACCAGGGGGAACAACCATTGCTGGAATTCACGAGCTGGAGAAGTCTGGGTTTCGCGGTATCTTGATGAATGCAGTTGTTGGTGCAGCAAAACGCAGTCGAGAGCTTTCTCAGAATTAA